The Syntrophotalea acetylenivorans genome contains the following window.
CGGTTGACCTGCGGATGGCGGTCCGGGCCGTAGGATTTCGTAGAGATCTGCAGGCTTGGGATGAAGCCAGAACGGGTCACTTGGCGAAGACTATGGCGTTCGGACAGTCAGGGGCAAGTTAATTTTTGTAAAGCCGAGTTTCCTGGGCAATGCGAACTAGCAGGGGCTTAATTTCACGAAACAAGATCGGAAGATCCAAGAGCGAAAGGCTTTCCGTGGGGATTAATTCGTTATGTAAGTTTGTTGACAGCGGTGAATGGGTTCGTTATAGTCGCGCGATTATAGCGCTAATTAAAAGTAGAATTTGTTGTGAAATGTATTTTGGTCTCGGAAGGCTCTATACAAGGTTTGCGACCCATGGAGTCCCCAATAACGATGAAAGATGAAAACAGGAGGAACTATGAGAACTGGTTGGTTTGCGGCATTGACCGCACTGGCTCTGCTAGCGACGCCTTTGGCGACCGGCACGGCTCTGGCTGCCGACGACGGTGTCTATCGTCTCGGCGAAGTTGTTGTTTCCGGTGAACAAGAGGGGGTCGAGGCCATCGGCACCACCCACAAGGTAACTGCCAAGGAAATCGAAACACGCGGCGTACGCACCCTCGACGAAGCCATCGACATGCTGCCCGGTGTGCAAGTCCGTACGGCTGCAGACGGTGCTCCGCGTATCGACATGCGCGGGTTCCGCACCCGTCACGTCAAGCTGTTGCTCAACGGTACACCCTTCAACGGCACCAACGACGGTCAGTTCGACCCTTCGTTGATTTCGGTGGAGAATATCGCCGAGATCACAGTCACCACCGGTGGCGGTTCCGAACTCTACGGTTCGGGTGGTAACGCCGGGATTATCAATATTGTCACCAAGAAGGGCACCAAAGGTGCTAACGGTTCCATGGGTGTTGAACTGTCCGAGGTCGATGCCACCTTGTTGCGGGCCACCAGCTCCTACGGTACGGAAAAATACGATGTCTTTGTCAGTGGCAGCTACTACGAGCGTGATGCCTATAGGATGTCAAACCATTACGGCGAAGAACTAAATGAAGATGGCGACGAGCGGGAAAACAGCGACCGTGATCGTAAAAACTTCTTTGCCAACTTCGGTTATCAACCGACCGACGCTACGCTGCTAGGGATGACCTTCAGCTATCTCAAAGGAGAGCGGGGTAAGCCGCCTATTACTCTTGAGGGTTACAATAGTAAGAAGGGGACGGGTGATGTTTTTGCCAAAACGATAAAATATCAACGGCAGGAAGACGAAGAATTCAACGTTCAGTTGGCCGCCAGCCACAACTTTGCCGGGCCTCTTAGTGTCAAGGGTTGGGCTTATTTTAATCGTCTTGATGTAGATGAGGAAGAGTTTGAAGATGACACTTATTCGACACTCAAAAACGGAAAAAGTGTTTATTCCGAAACGGAAATCTCCGGTGCTAACCTGCAGTTGTCTTATGATACGCAGAATTCCGGTCGGGCGACTCTGGGTCTGATGGTGGAAAACGACGACTATGAAAGCGAAGGAGATGATGGAGTAGAGATAGACAACGGAGATTTTCAGCTTTACTCGGCAAGCCTCGAATACGAAGTTTCCCCGATGGACAAACTCGGTGTGGTTCTCGGTGCGGGTGCTCACTTGCAGGATCGTGAAAGCGATAATGAAGAAGACTTTTCCTATCTTGTCGGTCTGACTTACGACCTGTCCGAGGGAACCCGACTCAAGGCCTCTCACGCTCGCAAGGTGCGTTTCCCGACTATTCGTGACCTTTATGACACGGATGATGGCAAGGTGAACGAAGACCTAAAAGCGGAGACCACTTGGCATTACGAAGCTGGTATCGAGCAGGTTCTGCCGGCCAAGACCCTGTTGTCGGTAACCGGTTTCTATATCGATATCGAAGATTACATCGAGAAAGTCAATGATGTAAGGCAAAATTTCGATGAGTACGAATTCTACGGTGTGGAAGTCGGGGCGGAGAATCGTTACTTTGACCGGCTGTTCTTGCGTGTCAGCTATACCTACATGAGCACCGAGGATAAGTCGGACGATACCGAACGGGATGAGCTGCAGAATCGGCCCGAGCACAAGGTCACCCTTGAATCGACCTGTAGTCTGCCTTGGGGTCTTACCGCTTATGCAGGTGCTCAATACATGACCGACAACTATTATTACAGCGTTGACGGTAACGAAGAGCAGGACAAATTGTCGGATATCTTCCTGGTCGACTTCAAGCTCAATAAGGCGGCTGCCAACGGCGCTATCGATCTCTATGTCGGAGTCGACAACGTTTTCGACGAAGATTACGAGCAGAGCTACGGTTTCCCCTTGGCCGGCCGTACTTTTTATGGTGGCGCGACCTGGAAGTTCTAATCGAACGAAGTTGGTTTAGCTAACAATTGCGGCCGGATCCCATTGAGGAGTCCGGCCGTTTTTTATGGTGCTTGGTACTTTTCGCAACTTGTGTGAAGGAATACAGGGGCAAAGAATTCAAAAGATGATTTCTCTCGCAGAGATGCTTTTTCAGGGTCGGTTTTTTTTCGCAGCGTCGATTCCTCGTTCCACCAACCGATACACTTCCGGCAACGGCAGGCCGCAATCGATTGCCAGTTGGCGACAACTTTCATATTCCGGCACCGAGCGCAGTAGCACGTCTCCCTCATAGAAATGCTTGACCTGCGCTTTCCCGAGATTGGTGGTTACAGTACCCGGTTCGCTGTGCAGTTTGTAGCGGCTAGACTCCCGCCAGCGTACTCCTCCGGCGCTGCTTTCCCGCATTATGATTCGTGCCAGTTGTTCGGATAAATGGGGCGGGGCGATAACGGTCAAAGCTAAGCCTGGTCGATTCTTCTTCATCTGCAAGGCATTGTAACCGACATCAAAAGCTCCGGCTGTCAACAGGCTGTCCATCAGGGCGCCGAGCCATTCAGGGTTGGCGTCGTCTAGATGGGTTTCAAGGATCGCCACACGGTCCCGGTCGAGGGTTTCTTCTGCCCCTGTTTCACCGAGCAGGCCCCGCAGCAGGTTTGGTCGATCCCTCAGTTCCCGTTCCCCGGCTCCATAACCGGTTTTTCCCAGGATCATGGATGGCAGGGTGCCGAAGGTAGCGATTTCAGCGGCGATAGCCGCACCGGTAGGG
Protein-coding sequences here:
- the larC gene encoding nickel pincer cofactor biosynthesis protein LarC, whose product is MKTLFLDTFSGISGDMFLGLLLDLGLSLADLEAELQKLPVDGYRLELKTVQRQAITGSKLTVHCKEQHHHRTWSGIDRMLMDSDLASPVKELARRIFRRIGEAEARIHGVALETVHFHEVGALDSIVDIVGAAIGLHLLGNPQVACTPLPMTRGTVRCAHGSFPLPAPATLEILNGLPIVHDFAGVELVTPTGAAIAAEIATFGTLPSMILGKTGYGAGERELRDRPNLLRGLLGETGAEETLDRDRVAILETHLDDANPEWLGALMDSLLTAGAFDVGYNALQMKKNRPGLALTVIAPPHLSEQLARIIMRESSAGGVRWRESSRYKLHSEPGTVTTNLGKAQVKHFYEGDVLLRSVPEYESCRQLAIDCGLPLPEVYRLVERGIDAAKKNRP
- a CDS encoding TonB-dependent receptor plug domain-containing protein, producing the protein MRTGWFAALTALALLATPLATGTALAADDGVYRLGEVVVSGEQEGVEAIGTTHKVTAKEIETRGVRTLDEAIDMLPGVQVRTAADGAPRIDMRGFRTRHVKLLLNGTPFNGTNDGQFDPSLISVENIAEITVTTGGGSELYGSGGNAGIINIVTKKGTKGANGSMGVELSEVDATLLRATSSYGTEKYDVFVSGSYYERDAYRMSNHYGEELNEDGDERENSDRDRKNFFANFGYQPTDATLLGMTFSYLKGERGKPPITLEGYNSKKGTGDVFAKTIKYQRQEDEEFNVQLAASHNFAGPLSVKGWAYFNRLDVDEEEFEDDTYSTLKNGKSVYSETEISGANLQLSYDTQNSGRATLGLMVENDDYESEGDDGVEIDNGDFQLYSASLEYEVSPMDKLGVVLGAGAHLQDRESDNEEDFSYLVGLTYDLSEGTRLKASHARKVRFPTIRDLYDTDDGKVNEDLKAETTWHYEAGIEQVLPAKTLLSVTGFYIDIEDYIEKVNDVRQNFDEYEFYGVEVGAENRYFDRLFLRVSYTYMSTEDKSDDTERDELQNRPEHKVTLESTCSLPWGLTAYAGAQYMTDNYYYSVDGNEEQDKLSDIFLVDFKLNKAAANGAIDLYVGVDNVFDEDYEQSYGFPLAGRTFYGGATWKF